The genomic DNA TCAAACCGAACAGCATGAGATACTTGAAAGTTTTCATGTCTTTCCTCCAGAATATGTTTTGTTACAGGAGTCCCACCAGCCTGCGGAGCAGAATTACCACGTCTGCGGAATCGACGCTGCCGTTGGGAGCGCCAACGGGGGCTACATCCAGACGGGTACGTTCTTCGGCAGTAAGTTCGGCTTTTCCGAGGGCTGCACGGAAAGCCCTCACCACGTCGGCCATCCCCTGCGGATCACCACCCGGAGTGGTGACTTGTTCGAAGCTGAATACAACAGTGCAGTCGCCGGTCAGCGGGCCGGTGGTATAGACGTTGCCGTCGAAGGTGCCCGCGGGGCAGGTGCCGCCAACGGTGCCGGGCCTGAAGCCCTCTGCAGGGTTTACAGTAAAGCTTGCGCCTGCACCGCTCGCTACGACCACCTCATTTGCGGCCAGAGTCCCGTTGCCGTTTACGGAGCCGGTGGCAGTGAAGCTAGCTTCTGCCTCGACCCCGGTGCCGGAAAGAGGCAGCTCAAGAGTCGGAGTGTTGCTGGCATTGGATACGATAACAAGAGCGGCGGCCTTTTCGCCGGCCGTGGCGGGAGTGAAGGCGAGCGACATTGTGCAGTTGCCGCCGGCGGGAACGGTTGGCGTGAGGCTGCCGCAGGTTCCGGCGGCTCCATCCCCCGGATTCAGCGTGAACATGGCGTTATCGGTGCCGGTGACGGTGATGCTGGTTACTTCGAGAGGGTCAATCCCGCCATTTGCGATGGTAAGAACCTGGGCCGGGGCCGCCTCCCCCACCGGTATTCCGGTGAAGGCCGCAGGCGCATTTACGTTCACCGGAGCGTTGTAGCTGCGCACGAAGAGGGCATGGTTGGTCGGTGCGTCGTTAGGGCGGGTATCCCCTATGACATGCACTACCCAGCGTCTGGTGAAGGGGGTCACGCCGTCGATTTCACCCAGATACGTGTTGGACGTCCAGTAGAAAACGCCGTTGTTCCGGACATTCCTGAAGCCCTGGGTAGTCAGCCACTCGATGTTGAGCTCCTCCTCGGCAAAACTGAACTCCGGAAGATCTTCGTGGTGGGCAAGGCTGAGCAGCTCCTTGCGATTCGGCAGACGCCACTGACCGGCAAGCGAGCCGTCGTTTACATCGCAGACGCCGCTACGGATGGTCTCTGCATTATCAAGAGCTTGCTGCCAGGGTATGGACCCGAAGCAGTCCGCATTCCTCGTCCAGACCAGATCGGTCATCCGGTCGCTCATGATTCCGTTGGATGTGAAATTTCTGAAGCGGGGCTCCGGGGCCGGCACACCGGCTCTGATATCGCCGTCCTGTCCCCGAGTCCTGAAGACATCGTCGGCGCAACTGACCTCGTTGTTGGCGGCATCGTAGCAGGAGGTCTGGCCGGTTTGTGGCAGCTGAATTGCCGGAGCGGCAAGGGCGCCCGCCGGTACCAGCATGAGCAGGCTTAGAAGCATGTAGCGCAGATTCAACATAACTGTTCCTCCTCAAAAAGTATTCGGACCTTGATGTTCACAGCGCCTGTTCCGTCACTCCGTCGGCAACTGCCCCCCACGCACCGGAAGAACCCTGTAATCTGTGGTGGTGTCCTTGGGAGCGCCCCTCACATTGCCGTCATAAATATTGACCCCCCAGGCCAGGTTGGGAAAGTGTCCGTGAGTGGTTGACGTCCAGTAGCTTCCATCCGGAGCAGAGAAGGGATGGCCTTCAGGAAGCGCCGGAAGGGTGCGGGAGATATCGATGAGGCTCTCCATCTCCACTACGTTAGGAAGGCGCCAGTCGCCTGCGTTCGAACCGTCTGCCAGGCCGCACTCACCGGTGCTCAGTTCATTGGCCAGCCGGAGCGCGTCGGCCCAGTCGGTGGGCGCCAGACAGGTCGTGTTGGTAAGCCAGGTCAGGCCGGTAAGTTCGTCCGTCACCGTCCCGTCAGGAGTGACCCCATCGGCCTGCATATTGACGGTAAATCGCGGAGACGGCCACGCCACACCGGTCTGCAGTTCCCCATCCTGACCGGTGCCTGCACATGTTGGAAGTAGTTCGCCTGCCTCGCTGTAGCAGGTTTTCTGCCCCGTCTGCGGAAGCTGGACCGTCGCAGCCCCTGCGGCAACCGGAAATGCAATCGACGCAACCAAGAGCAACAAGAGTTTTTTGCACATGTAATTACTCCTCCTCGTCTGCGGCCGGCGGACACACCGGCCGTTTCGTTTTCGCGACCCCAGCGGGGCTCGCACCCTCCAGAAGAGCTGTCTGTCTTTCTACCCGTCTTTCATGTCTGTCCCTCCGTCAGAAAAGGATTTTTACTCCGGATTACAGTCCCACGAGCCTGCGTAGAAGTATCACCACGTCAGGAAAACCAACGCTGCCGTCCGGACGGGAAACGCCGTCCGGGCCGAGAGGCGCCAGGTCGTATCGCGCCTTCTCCGAGTCGGTCAGTTGCAGCCGGCCCATGGCATGGCGGAAAACACGCACCACATCCCCCATCCCATAGGTGTCAGCG from Geobacter sp. DSM 9736 includes the following:
- a CDS encoding DUF1566 domain-containing protein, coding for MLNLRYMLLSLLMLVPAGALAAPAIQLPQTGQTSCYDAANNEVSCADDVFRTRGQDGDIRAGVPAPEPRFRNFTSNGIMSDRMTDLVWTRNADCFGSIPWQQALDNAETIRSGVCDVNDGSLAGQWRLPNRKELLSLAHHEDLPEFSFAEEELNIEWLTTQGFRNVRNNGVFYWTSNTYLGEIDGVTPFTRRWVVHVIGDTRPNDAPTNHALFVRSYNAPVNVNAPAAFTGIPVGEAAPAQVLTIANGGIDPLEVTSITVTGTDNAMFTLNPGDGAAGTCGSLTPTVPAGGNCTMSLAFTPATAGEKAAALVIVSNASNTPTLELPLSGTGVEAEASFTATGSVNGNGTLAANEVVVASGAGASFTVNPAEGFRPGTVGGTCPAGTFDGNVYTTGPLTGDCTVVFSFEQVTTPGGDPQGMADVVRAFRAALGKAELTAEERTRLDVAPVGAPNGSVDSADVVILLRRLVGLL
- a CDS encoding DUF1566 domain-containing protein encodes the protein MCKKLLLLLVASIAFPVAAGAATVQLPQTGQKTCYSEAGELLPTCAGTGQDGELQTGVAWPSPRFTVNMQADGVTPDGTVTDELTGLTWLTNTTCLAPTDWADALRLANELSTGECGLADGSNAGDWRLPNVVEMESLIDISRTLPALPEGHPFSAPDGSYWTSTTHGHFPNLAWGVNIYDGNVRGAPKDTTTDYRVLPVRGGQLPTE